The nucleotide sequence TTGATTAGTCTAATAAAATGGAATCAAGTTCAACTTTGGGCAAGATAGTTTGCACCTAATTACAACAAACTAAAGGGTTAACACAAATATGCAAGAGCGGTACACGTGTCCAAGTTGAATGAGTTATACATGACATCTAAACTCTGGAAACCCTATAGGCCATGGATAGCTTGCAAGGACGTGTAATAGTGGAAACTAATAACTATCAGTCTAAAAGAGAAGAGATATATGAAGATATTGGAAAAAGCGAAAGGAGGAGTCCCTGCTTCTGCTTGTTTTTATTGGTGAGAGAGAAATTAAGAGTTGTGCTGCATGCAAAATATTTCAAGTTCCAACCTCTGCAATACTCTGCAAGGCTGGCCTCCACTGCCCCACACCACCTccatctccaccaccaccaccaccataattTCTTCCCACGCTTCTGTAGGTTCTGCCGTTGTTAGTGCTTGTGCTGCCACCGTTGCTTCCCACACTCTCCATCTGAagagataaataaataagtatTTTAATAACATGCATGAATATCTTTCTAAATCAAAAGACCCCTAAATTTAATTAAGCAAGTTTGAAGCAAACCTAACTAAAGTTGTTTACCAGATTAAGTGTCATGCATTAACTAAACATGCTCTTCTAAGAAAAACGTAACTTAATCATCATATGGTTAGGAGTTGATAACCAATTCTATCAGTGCTAATATTGGTAAGGGGAAAATGAATTCTCAACCCCCACCAAATATTTGTTGGACAAGAAGTATATCATTTAGCAAATCATAAAGTGATCAGTTGAACCTTTCCTCTGTCATCATAAATCTGCCAGTCCTTCAATAAAGGCATAAATGCATCCCATGAACCATTACAATGGAAGACTTATGGAATGATGACATAAGCCATGCCAATTATTGTACactttgaacaagaaaaataatttttgcatgctcttttctttttctgcacatctctatatatttatgttcttctagttttctttaattattcacTACGAATGTGTAAAATAAGTTTAAGTATGCatgtaaagaaaagaaatttattCACTACGAATGTGAGAAATAACCGTAAGTatgcatataaaaaaaaaaagaacgtgCGAATATTATTTTCCTTTGAACATAAACCTTAAGCAAACATGTGCAGAAACCATTTTCATGTAAACATGTGTAGCTTTGATATGTTTTGTAGCCCACACTCTCGCAATGACGTAGCCACCCACAAGGTTAAGGTGTGCTGGAGCCCAGGgagctttattttttattttttatttttattttatttttgtcaaataggGAGGTTGTCTGTTAGGATAGTGCTATCCATGCACTcaattttacttctcacacacctttctcaaattttaactgttggatcgaatgaattgaagatgatcaatgacaaaaaattaataagggggTATATTGGAGGTAAAAATAGATgtatgaataatattattcttttgtgtgaatagcactattcAATAGAGGTTATTatttaatgtatatttagtGGACAATAGGTAATAAATAATACATTTTATGCAAAAAATGACAAATTAGTTCTATCCTCTACCCCTTTTATCCTATTCGTAAAACAAAATGATCATTTATCCTATGCGATTTAACCTATGTGCTTctttcaagaaaagaaaattaacttttttaaaCCACAGTAAAATCTCTTATTTCTGCAATTCCTTAATTACTTTCCGTTGCGATTTTTCAATGAATATCACATTTGATATGTTCTTAATctctttatttacttattcttgATTTAATTAGTAGGTTAATTATTTACATGGTCCTTGAATTTATCAGTGAAAGTTTTATCttttatatatgttatttttgattgatttgcatttttctGTAAAGAAAAACGGTAATTATATCTTATATgatttttcttgtaaatttttaaaagagattgaatgaaatattcttaattggctaacagagacaaacatgaaaattaaattagccAAATCAAAAATACGAAGACTAAATTAACCATATTGCTATAACATAATGAACATTTTGATATTTATGCCTAAATATAAAATGCCACTCCGACATCTTTCTTTTCCTAATGGAAACTTTTGACTGGGGTAAGATTCttacatatattttatcctGAGTGATGTATCTGACAAAAATAAACGTGTTAccataaaaaccacattctcgAGATCTGTGGATTTAAAAGTAAGATCAGATTCTTCGAATTGCAGACGATAATTTAATTAAGGGTTCTTTAGATATAGACCCTTGAAACTCctattttccaaataaaaacccatctaaatttaaacattcaaataaaacccaaatttcaaatagccTACCATGTAGATAAATATATGACCAACTATTACAATACAATTACAACTTATGCCATAGAATCCTAATTTGGTCAATAAATGTTATTACTCATCCTAATTATGATGAGCAATTAAATCCATATGGatattttacctttcttgtatcataaatattagcaacatatataaattaatttaccaaatttaaaagagaaagacaatcttgtacgaaaaaaaataatattgtttgaattatgtaattacttacatacaaattaatttacctacttataaaatattatactaataaaCCTGCATTTTGAATCATGTAATTACctacatataaatattatactaatttaccaacatttaaattaatttacctacttataaaatattatactaatttacctacatttaaattaatttacctacttattaatattatactaatttacctacttattaatattatactaatttacctacatttaaattaatttacctattccaaaaaaaaaaatagtgatattAGATAATGTTCGAATGTTGTGGGTTTGTGCTTGTAGGCaattaaataaacttttaatCTAATGCACATAAATCCTGTAGGTAAATTAGACCATTTTGAAAGTAAACTAGAccctttaaattttggtttgatgtAATAGGTAAATTAGACTATTTTGTAGGTAAGAATTGTGCGGAACATAtagcttttgttttgtgtattaGGAATTGGAATATTAGCCGAAGCTATTTTAGGTTTATTGTTGTGTTGGTAGGTATTATgaattagtattattatttttcaattagcatgttataacaatttgaaagttaatacattgaatatacaatgaatggcatgaattattttgtaaaatatataaaattaattaaatggatATAACAAGTAACTTATCCAAAAACCCCATCCAAGTATTAATAGGGGTAGTTTAGGCATTCGAAAAATACACAATTTGaaaagtcaaacttaattaaagaatttgtttaattgaATGTTAGTCAATGGGCtttattcaagaaaacaaaaggagatGGGTTTTAGTAGAGGAAAATATAGTTTCAAGGGgtaatatcaaattttcagtttaattaatttcagtAGGACACAGTAAAATCACCATATCTCCTCTGCACAGATTTAACCTTTTCTTTTACTACTATTTTTAAAAATCCGTACAGAAATTTGAAAGTATCCCTTTTTGGATCGCAAAGATGCCCTAATGAGTTGaagtgaaaaacaaaatgaagatGCCCACACATTCACATACATATCCCGTACTACCGAAGAACAAAACACAAGGTCTACAAAGTGCTTGATATCCGAACTTCATATCATTATCACATCAATTTTGAATGACCAAATTACCCTGATAATTTCATGTGATTCAACAATGATTGATGCAAAGATGGTTTGATTATGTAGGTCTTTAAAGTTTATATTTACCTTGATGGAATTGTTGTTGACGGCCTTCAAATTCTGACCTGCCAAGTCCTTCATCTTCATTTCCACTCCAAGCTCACCTCTATGCTTCAGCAACTTCCCCAGCTTCACAGATTTTTTAGCAGCAAACTCCTTCAACACATCTGtttaaatatataaagaaatatgaaatattaaaattaaaatcttaacCCAAAATCCACATACAATTTTGGCGGATGGTCATACGGTGATTTTCTTTGCTGGAAAAACATTTATATTGTCAGAGAATCGGATATAAACGTAAACCTAGTTAATCTACCTTCATTTGTTTTGATGTGTCTGAAAACATGAACTTGTACTGCATAATCTAACTGAAACATTCtctataaacaaaagaaaagctaATTGATTAAAACTCGTttctaaaaactgaaaaacgaAGCTAGAAACATGACCTTCGAAACTGATGAAGCGATAAACCTGTCCAATGAGCAAAGTGTCGTCAGGCCTGAGAAGCTTGAGCTGCTTGATCACTGGAGCACCAGTCACAGACTTCATGGTCGGAGAGTTGACGACAAGAGCCACGTAGTGGCCGGGGTTGGAAGTCATGACCTCATGAGCGCCCACAGACCAGTAAATCCTCTCAATCTTGTTGTTCCCCGGATGCTGAATCACCACCGTCGCTGCCTCTGCCGCCTGACAATTCCCCATTTCAATGGCGGTGATATCGAACTCGTCAAGACAATATTAACTGGATGGAACCCCTTGTGATGGTGTAGCTCTAAATACGAATAGGTGGTGGGTTTTAGTGACAGAAAGGTAAAGTGGAGTGTGGGGTTTAATTTGGGGTCCTTATTATGAGGGAAGGCCGTCCTTTACTCTGGACACCCAGCTGCAGACCCAGCAGTTGCTAATAATAAATGGAATCTGACTATTTCACGTTCACCCACCAAAGCACGTCAAGAATCAAAACTCAGAAGGGATGTGACAAACTGACAAACACAAAGCACCACGATCGTACGTCCAGTACCAAGGTCCAAGAAAccctaaaagaaaaagaaatggaagCCGGGAATGTCAAAACCAATGATTTGGCGGTGCAAAGGAAATTAGAGGGAGAAGGGTGTTGGGTGGGCTTATATAATGTCAGATTTTAGGAAGTGAAGggcatattattattattattatcatggATTAGGGTTGAACGCCGAACtgcaagaaaaggaaaaattatattaatagtATGGGAACTGCAGACGTATTAGATCTGCAAAACCACCTGGGTTGGGATCTTTTACGTTGTGGTTTAATGATCTTAGTGATCTCTCTGATCAAATTTAAAGGCTTCTTTTTCTGCTTTTGGTATGCAGAATAAGTACGATATGATTTATTCCATACACAATACACAAAACCTTTAAGTATTAGTATAGAGATTGACATAGAAAATGTCATTCTTATCCTTCGTTCTTCATGATCCCTCGTGTGCATCGTGACACAAAATGCAAATGTTGAGAGGGACAGAAGAAAGATTTTACATTAAACCCAAACAATAATACCAAGTACTATAAACAAGCCGACCTCAGAGTTGGGAAGCCCTGTTTAAGGCTTTAGACAGATGCttataaaatctaaaattttagttactctattttcttttatatttatttttttggttgtgtATACATTGATACTacgcaaaagaaaataaataaaaatgatgcATAGTGTGGTGGCTAGGTATCTATCTGCTCTGTCTATGTTTTTGGACTCAAAACTCCTTgcttttaaatacaaaaaataaaaaataaaataaaacataaaaagatgTATTTGAACCCAGTTGGAGCTATAAAGATAAGAAGCGAGAGAACACATACACTAAGAACTTAATTTGGTTATTCGGCCTTTAAATATATATGCTTTATATACATGTAAAATAAAATCGTAAATCGGGGCCCCATTACTACAAAAGAGTCTTATAATGTCAGTTGTTGCGTCggtttaatataatatagtggCGAACAAGAGACTTGCGACATCCACTGAACATGACGTCGTATTTATTGTCACTTATAAGCATTATAAAATGTCTATGTTGCTTTTAAACTAACGTAAAAATTTAATGTCGCTTATAATCGACAcacattttaataatttttaaatattggcATCGCTTTTAAGTGACATAAATTATGGGTGTCGCTTCTAGGCGACACTAAGCGACACTAAttcttgtttttaaatattttaaagcctGCGTCGATTCTGAGcgacatagattttagttttttttttaaatattttgaaaaccgGTGTCGGTTGTAAGCGACAAATTGATGGATactctgacacaccccgaccggaattaaggcgtgttggccgtcacatgaggatgacgtagccatgtgcacagtgcgtaagcaaaagataataataaaagtacgaataaataaaaaccaaactactaagtAAACTAGTTAAGGTAACACATTAATGTGAGACTAAGTGGGATAAAAATAAtcagagcacagaaaacctaagtgcagtccaaaagaatgaatactaattacacaacacccaaaggtgatcctacatttgtgatgttctgtcagaaccaccgtcaagtcctcatgaaccaccaaagctgcttttaactagaacctggaggggcgcaaaacagaaagtgtgagtgggcaaaaacaaagtttttcaaaatcatttattatcgaaagttctaacccctcgccgtaaaaacctgtatagtttcccagaaaatagtatatacacatatatcaaaaacatgttcagaaatatgccatgtcgaatgcttCCACATAAactgtaagtaacccaggtaatgttaATCAATGTAAGTAACATGttagtcggagtcacctaacgtgacttgtatggctgaatctagagcttcaatccccaactcactaactatacctgcacacgagtcggaaccacctaaagtggtccggacgacaggactgggtgtaaataaatacgctcaagtgctacgatcacgtaaaAACTAGGCGAATAATCgtaggtcacctacgagtcgaaaccacctatagtggtttgtacaataggactgtgcacctaacttggatccaagatgagcgtgtggtgtgggaggtgaacatcatgtgaaggactgtgccttactctgggcgggagcactaacactgggggtgcaggttatgagctctctatgcatctcacataaccattAATTCAtaatcataaaccataaacttacctggcacttacctatgcgtccgcagcactaaatatacatatatgcaactactaatgcataaataaataggcaaacgctatgcatgacatttaaaacatataaacattccatttcattttatgggaaaaaccacaagtatataggtatatacgaaaaatcaaaagcccactcactggtatgtggaagggttgtaaccctcttgcctcgagtgactgcactCGTCCTTAGGatgggtctcacctatatgcgaaacaactataaaaacgtcaatttaaagcacataaccaaaactaggtaataacttctcatacaatggtCAAATGGGATGTTTGGATATACCAATGTGATTTACTCAACCTCActaacatccccatattttttaaataattttctgagACCCCACGTGctaggcacactgacggcgttagttaacgccgtcagtaatattccgttaaaccctaacagattccgttaaaactgactgacggcgtcaacatattccgtccaaaactgacggaatatacCGCCTTCTCCAACGAAACGCTGGTCACCGGAAAcctggaaaaactttaaaccctTCGTTCTTACTCGTTTCTTCACCAATTTCTATGAAATTTGCACCAATGGAAAGCTGGAGATGAGTAGAACAATGTTATACCTCTTTGAAACCTCAAACGATCACGAGATGTCGTCggagaaattcaagaaaaattgGCCAAACTCGCAACTcacgatcctgacgtccaatTCCACCCAAagaaccaccccgagcttcctaaagacctcactaagcttcctaaaagcttcaaattccctgaaagtcaataattcacgtgtgcatgaacaatgacCAAATCGGAGATTCTTGGTTCTacatgaaattgaaggattccttacctaaaattggtatggttgaactcataTGATCTTCACGAACAGAAAGGTACCATTTTTCACTTTGATCTGCAACGTTTGCAAGGGTTTTGAACCCCGTCTGTACAagtgagaaaaagagagagtggGAGAAAGGGAGTTCGAGACATAGAGAAACATGGGAGAAGATGATGTGgatgtgggtgtgtgtgtggtccagatgcaaccaacaaaaccacaaagcaatcaccccaaaatgacaaatacccaccaagggcaaaatcatcatttcacacctacggtacgaataattcgggacgggttgtcacaatctacccaccttaaaaaaaaatttgtcccgAAATTCATAACAACTCAAACTAACCACTAATAACCAAAGAACAaacgaggatacaaatctctcatccggTCTTCCCTCTCCTAAGTAACCTTCTCCGcggagtgattcctccacaaaactttcactaaactcacagtcttgttccttagaaccttttccttccaatccagAATCATTACTGGTTCCTCGTTATATATCAAATCCGGGTTAATTTCCAATGGTTGAGAAGGTATCACATGTGACGGATCCGCAACGTAATGATGAAGCATAGacacataaaaaatattatgcactttagccagctTGGAAGGTAACTCAAGTCTGTAAGCCACTTCAC is from Pyrus communis chromosome 10, drPyrComm1.1, whole genome shotgun sequence and encodes:
- the LOC137747865 gene encoding uncharacterized protein, translated to MGNCQAAEAATVVIQHPGNNKIERIYWSVGAHEVMTSNPGHYVALVVNSPTMKSVTGAPVIKQLKLLRPDDTLLIGQVYRFISFEDVLKEFAAKKSVKLGKLLKHRGELGVEMKMKDLAGQNLKAVNNNSIKMESVGSNGGSTSTNNGRTYRSVGRNYGGGGGGDGGGVGQWRPALQSIAEVGT